In Glandiceps talaboti chromosome 14, keGlaTala1.1, whole genome shotgun sequence, a single genomic region encodes these proteins:
- the LOC144445597 gene encoding uncharacterized protein LOC144445597 has protein sequence MGCKSSKVAVVNEANEAWVNSVDPKCQKPTSAKPRSGKKSKKNVFLVEEYKDKNKTKRSDSDSSLDGEIEGQTRGVGSATSKISSRTYDSGLGEDYQHVITEGSEPTRQKLADGRPDTPDLLLTGTQIQGRKRSGKTRDTNDILEELQHQGLLLDRPKSRGGLAFDIMLSPEGSLSPIKRAPPRLAKLKKKSKKKKTKEQLEAKLRAAEERRKAKEQEMKERLHSQANKDKQIKDAMDAFAESQKKVAEQSTEKVDRAAENREARLRAFQEKAQKRKEHAERVRQLKLQRQAEQAQLDQEQSGENPNEQSKENTTDVEPKTKNGPILVSEAAAGVV, from the exons ATGGGTTGCAAATCGTCCAAAGTTGCTGTAGTGAACGAAGCCAACGAAGCTTGGGTGAACTCCGTTGATCCGAAGTGTCAAAAACCGACTAGTGCCAAACCTCGGTCGGGTAAAAAGTCCAAGAAAAATGTCTTCCTTGTAGAGGAATACAAAGATAAGAACAAGACTAAGCGATCTGACTCAGATTCATCACTAGATGGCGAGATAGAGGGTCAAACACGGGGTGTTGGTTCCGCAACTAGTAAAATATCATCACGTACATACGACAGTGGTTTAGGAGAAGACTATCAACACGTTATAACGGAGGGTTCCGAACCTACCAGACAAAAACTTGCCGATGGTCGGCCGGACACACCAG ATTTGTTGTTGACTGGTACTCAAATACAGGGTCGCAAGCGTAGTGGCAAAACAAGAGATACTAATGACATTTTAGAAGAACTGCAACACCAAGGATTACTATTAGACAGGCCCAAATCTAGAGGCGGTCTTGCATTTGATATTATGCTGTCACCAGAGGGTTCATTGTCACCAATCAAACGGGCTCCCCCAAGACTTGCTAAGTTGAAAAAGAAGAGCAAAAAGAAGAAGACCAAGGAACAACTAGAAGCTAAACTAAGAGCAGCTGAAGAAAGGCGAAAG gCTAAAGAGCAAGAGATGAAGGAGAGACTTCATTCACAAGCCAacaaagataaacaaataaaagatGCTATGGATGCATTCGCTGAATCACAGAAAAAGGTTGCCGAACAATCAACAGAGAAAGTGGACCGTGCTGCTGAGAATCGGGAAGCCAGGCTCCGAGCATTTCAAGAAAAAGCACAAAAGAGGAAAGAACATGCTGAAAGAGTCAGACAATTAAAATTGCAAAGACAAGCAGAGCAAGCTCAACTTGATCAAGAACAATCTGGTGAAAACCCAAATGAACAATCAAAGGAAAATACAACAGATGTTGAACCTAAAACTAAAAATGGACCTATACTTGTTAGTGAAGCTGCTGCTGGTGTTGTTTGa
- the LOC144445863 gene encoding uncharacterized protein LOC144445863 isoform X1 — protein sequence MVCNCKGQLNSRAVTLVCLIVLLPVLFGVGGWFAWIGLTKWDPYEGYFWFSLVLFGAGLSCLIGALYLGCRYRNSLSRANYRDEAFEAHQKRKAAAQRGEEKLCTGNRCAFLGF from the exons ATGGTGTGTAACTGTAAGGGACAATTGAATTCGAGAGCAGTTACTTTGGTTTGCCTGATAGTATTACTACCAGTTCTGTTCGGAGTTGGTGGATGGTTTGCATGGATTGGATTGACGAAATGGGATCCGTATGAAGGTTATTTCTGGTTCAGCTTGGTATTATTCG GTGCCGGTCTATCATGTTTGATCGGAGCCCTATATCTGGGTTGTCGATATCGAAACAGCTTATCCAGGGCAAACTACAGAGATGAGGCGTTTGAAGCACACCAAAAACGAAAAGCTGCCGCTCAGAGAGGAGAag AAAAATTGTGCACAGGAAATCGATGCGCATTCCTGGGATTTTAG
- the LOC144445863 gene encoding uncharacterized protein LOC144445863 isoform X2 — MVCNCKGQLNSRAVTLVCLIVLLPVLFGVGGWFAWIGLTKWDPYEGYFWFSLVLFGAGLSCLIGALYLGCRYRNSLSRANYRDEAFEAHQKRKAAAQRGEDIPPPKKLLRDII; from the exons ATGGTGTGTAACTGTAAGGGACAATTGAATTCGAGAGCAGTTACTTTGGTTTGCCTGATAGTATTACTACCAGTTCTGTTCGGAGTTGGTGGATGGTTTGCATGGATTGGATTGACGAAATGGGATCCGTATGAAGGTTATTTCTGGTTCAGCTTGGTATTATTCG GTGCCGGTCTATCATGTTTGATCGGAGCCCTATATCTGGGTTGTCGATATCGAAACAGCTTATCCAGGGCAAACTACAGAGATGAGGCGTTTGAAGCACACCAAAAACGAAAAGCTGCCGCTCAGAGAGGAGAag ATATCCCACCACCGAAGAAGTTGCTTCGAGATATTATTTAG
- the LOC144445955 gene encoding uncharacterized protein LOC144445955 translates to MVCNCKGQLNSRAVTLICLIMILPVLFGVGGWFAWIGLTQRDPFVGFFWFSLVLFVGGVACLIAVVYLCCRYRNGLSRANYRDEAFEAQQRRKAAAQRGEDIPPPKKLLRDIMPII, encoded by the exons ATGGTGTGTAACTGTAAGGGACAATTGAATTCGAGAGCAGTTACTCTGATTTGCCTGATAATGATACTACCAGTTCTGTTCGGAGTTGGCGGATGGTTTGCATGGATTGGATTGACGCAAAGGGACCCGTTTGTAGGTTTTTTCTGGTTCAGCTTGGTATTATTCg TTGGTGGTGTAGCATGTCTGATAGCAGTTGTCTATTTGTGTTGTCGATATCGAAATGGCTTATCCAGGGCAAACTACAGAGATGAAGCATTTGAAGCACAGCAAAGAAGAAAAGCTGCCGCTCAGAGAGGAGAag ATATCCCACCACCGAAGAAGTTGCTTCGAGACATCATGCCGATCATTTAG
- the LOC144446010 gene encoding peptidyl-prolyl cis-trans isomerase B-like, producing the protein MYTKTLLCCVLVAICFKQITSVTYVGNEVKTTHLVYLDIEIDDEPVGTLLIALFGNIAPKTVKNFVVLSGIDARTFGYKLSTFHKIEKGVGIIGGDFVHGNGSGSFSIYGDHFTSENFKLKHYGPGWVSMVSKGKYRNGCIFRIITNETPELDDKQVVFGKVIEGMDVVHRIANLVTDDNGSPKVEVRIIRSGELKVNDETLDKYVYIKIYEDEDDIEESGGCARRDEAEEVAKKKIPGKEL; encoded by the exons ATGTATACGAAGACACTGCTGTGTTGTGTGTTAGTGGCCATTTGCTTTAAACAGATTACTTCTGTTACTTATGTG GGAAACGAAGTAAAAACAACACATCTGGTCTACCTTGATATTGAAATCGACGATGAACCTGTTGGAACACTGCTTATAGCTCTGTTTGGTAACATTGCACCGAAAACAGTGAAAAATTTCGTTGTTTTGTCTGGTATTGACGCAAGAACATTCGGCTACAAATTGAGTACATTCCATAAAATTGAAAAAGGAGTAGGAATCATTG GTGGTGATTTCGTCCACGGAAATGGCTCTGGTTCTTTCAGTATCTATGGTGATCACTTTACGTCTGAGAActttaaattaaaacattatggCCCTGGTTGGGTCAGTATGGTTAGCAAAG GTAAATATAGAAATGGTTGTATATTTCGAATTATAACGAACGAGACACCCGAGCTGGATGATAAGCAGGTTGTATTTGGTAAGGTAATCGAAGGGATGGACGTGGTACATAGAATCGCCAACCTAGTTACTGACGACAATGGAAGCCCTAAGGTAGAGGTACGAATAATCAGAAGTGGAGAGTTGAAAGTGAATGATGAGACGTTAGACAAATATGTGTACATCAAGATTTACGAAGATGAAGATGATATTGAAGAATCGGGGGGCTGTGCGAGGAGGGACGAGGCAGAAGAGGTCGCTAAAAAGAAAATACCTGGTAAAGAATTGTAA